The sequence tCGTGACAAGTCATCTTAAGTTGGTTTATGCAGTCAATACGATTGAGTTTATGGCTATTCTAGTATGCTTATATCTGTATTTGTACAGGATAATAAGGACCAATTAAAGACATATTGAGATGCCATTTATCGAGCACCGTGATCATAAACCAGTCACTAAGACAATGAATAGTCCTACTCTGCCTGTAGAAGACAAAGCGCATAGTCACCTTTATAATGGTTGTTCCTTTGGGTAGCTCAGGTAATGTTGTGACTGCAACTCTTTCGTGGCACAGACTGTCGTCCAAGTCAGTCAGGTGAGACTTGAAGGTTAAAGGTCAGAAGGGTTCATTTATCATTAAACCACTCCATATATGGTGGGCACGGGCAGTGACCTCAGAGAGGCCATTCAGAAAGCCAGGACGAAGTCACAAGATATACATGTGATTTAGTGCAAGGACCGGACAAAAATTCTGCTCTATGTATAATAGTTTGCATATGGTAGGTTCTTTAAGACTTCTAGATTGCTGACGTCATCTATTGCGATATAAATGATAATGACAGAAGCGGCATAAGTTCTTCACTTTTAATGATAGTCAAGTCGAACGGTACCACGTAAAATAGTAAACGCGATAATTTCAACTTGGATTAAAAATAAATTGCATTGCTCAAAGTTGTATCTAACATTCTGTGTACTAGGCAGACGATCAATACACACAATGTGCAGTCATATTGCTTTTTCAAAGGGATTACGTATTCTTTTAAAGAATCAAGCCTTACGCTTGTTACAAATAATTTCCAAACAAGTATTAAAAAGTTAATCTTTTTGGCATTTTAAGGCGTatgacaatgtattttttttgtatttcatttgagGACTGTTGAAGCTATATATGACTCTAGCTCTCCATAACGGTTAACTTCACAACCTTAGAGTCAGTGCCTAGACCATTAAAAGCCTTACAATGATAATCGCCAGCATCACTTGCTAGTGTACTCCTTACAGTCAATGTCCCATTCTTATTGTCCACATGAAACCTACTGTACTGATAGGAATACTTGGACAGCTCAACTCCGGGAGACTGAGGAATAGTCCAGAAGATTTCTGCCTGAGGACAGGCCGTCACGTTACACGTCAGGATTGCGTCTTTGCCCACACTGCCTTGTACTTGCCCGCCGGATTGGTCGATCTTTGGCGCAGACGTTTGCGGTTTACAGTCGTCACAAGTGAGTTCATCAACGCTCAGGTCACGCAACTTCTTTCCAAAGTGCTTCGAAGGAGAGCGGCACTTGACTTCAATCGCTAGTGTAGGACTTGACGTGTTTAGCCACTGGGCAAAATCCTTCATTAAGCAATCACATGCCCAGGGGTTGTTGTCAAGGGACACTTTACTCAAGTTTTTGAAGCCCGCAAAAATGTTACCGGGCAGATAGCTGGCTTGGTTGTTGGCAAGGTTCACTGTTTCCAAACTAGACAGGCCCTGAAAGGCACCCTTTTCCAAGAAGCTGATGCGGTTTTTCTCGAACACGAGGTTCGCTAACTTGGTATTTGGGAAAGAATTGCTTGATAGATGGGTGATTGAGTTAGACGTCAAATCAATGCGAGCCAAATTTGCATAGGGCATGAGCATATTAGTAGGGACCATACTGATCTCGTTGTCTTTGAGGTACAGCTCCAAAAGATTCGAAGACTTGCCAAAGTCAGTGGTGACGTTTTTGATCTGGTTGCCAGACAGTGTCAAGGATGTCAAGGTAGTTAGGCAGTTCAGGGCAGATGTTGGAACAGACAACAAATAATCCCCATCTAAAACCAGTGATTGTAAGCGAGGGAGGTGGCAAAATGCCTGGGCGTTGAGTGTACCGCTAGCCTTCAGTGAATTTGCAAGATTTAGGCGGTTGAGGTTGTCTAAACCCCCAAAGGCATTAGCGGGAATCGCATCCATCTCATTGTCATAAAGGTCCAATGTCGTCAATGACTTTGCCTCACTGAGCCCTGTCGGAAGTCCTGAtagcttgttgttgtttaaagAGATTGTGTCAACTGATTTTAAGCCAGAGAAAGAGAAACGGGATAGCAGGTTGTAGCTTAGATCAATGTAGTTCAAACCCTTCACCACCAGTGAACCTTCCTCAATTTCTGTTAGTTGATTATTGGCTAGGATCAAATTTTCTACGTTAGTTCTCGGGCCAAAGATGCCTTTGGGAAAAGAGTTGAGTTTGTTAAACTCGAAGTTTACTGTGTTCAAACTCACATGTTCAGACAGTAAACCAGCAGGAACAGCGGATAGTTGATTGTTAGAAAGATCTAGCTCATCTAATTGCTTCGCGCTCATAAATGATCCCGATTCTATGGCGGCTATCTTGTTGTCATGAAGGGTCAGCGTTTGTATTCCTTGAATTCCACTTATTTTAAAGGTATCATTGGTAATGGATGTTAACTGATTGTTGTGGAGATAGATCTCAAGAGGAAAAAAGAGCCTTTCAATCTTGGCAAATGCACCGTCATCAATTGTAGATATCATATTGTCATTCAGAACAATTTGGTTTAACCCTTTTGTGTTAGAAAACAGGGGTTTGGATATCTTTGTTATTCGATTATTACTAAGGTCTATAGTATCTAGGTGACTCAAACCAGATAAAATATCCTCAGGCAATAGAGATATATTATTAGAAGCTCCGTTTAGTTCCTGAAGGATCGGACAGTTCTGAAACAACCCGGAGGGAAACGCATTTAAGACGTTACCGGAGATGTCGAAGTACTCAAGGCGATGGAGATCATCAAATGCACCTGACTCAATAGCTGATATCTTATTATTTGGCAGCGAGAGGTGCCTAAGCCTCTTCAGGGGCTGCAGGTCTGCGGCGCGGACCTTGGTGATGCCGGTATTGGTGATCGTTAGAGAAGTGGTGACGAAGGGTAGATTGGTTGGGATGTTCacaattctgaaaaaaatcaaaaacttTTAAGAAAAGAGCAAGAAGGTTATAGGCATTTAAAGATTTATAAGATAGAAGGcttattgcaaaaatacaatAAAGGACAATGATAATGATTCTGAATGGAATTCATtaacaaagtggacattaagtgaaataTAGGGGTCATCAAATAGTGATACTTCAATTCTAACATTAATGCTATTGGGTttcctttctttaaaaaaatatataaatacacataatacataaAAACGGGCGATTTTTTTGCACCGTTGTAACTCttgaataaaatttaaaaaactgaCTTTCAAAATAATGTATGTCTACTCAAAAGAGATGGATTGATATGTACTTCTCTCCAGTACAAGTCACTTCATGTGGATTGATTGCTGGCTCACAATCGCAGCCATCGGGGCAACTCGCGTCTGCACCTTGGAACGGCACAAAGGTCACGAGTACAAATATCAGGAGTACACGTGATGGGGTGGCCATTTTTGCCTGTAGATATATGGATATCATCTTTAATTGCATGCCAATGGTAAACTGATGCAGTCGTAATAACAGATGAAAAATTCTAATGTTTACCAAAAATGCTGTTGGACTGTAAGTCATTCCGTACATTGGGACAGTTTAATGTGATTTTCAATTCATCTAACAACAGTTATGACAAGTCAGGTAGCGTGATTTTATCTGTAACGAGACACTAAATTGAGATGCTTCACGTTTACAATAAGTATGTACATATTTACGATTGTTGAGAAATCATTCGGCATTATGTCCGGATGTTGTAACTTCATTGAAAGACACAAATGTGGTGGATCTATTGCGTATTCAAGCAATCAACTTCAATTGACTTATACTTTAGATATTGCAGCATATTGGAAACTATACATTATGGACAGCATAAAAGACTGCGTAATACAATAAcgctaatctccaaacagatcctacgttAGCCTAaactagtatcaaaagctgccagaagaGTGTATTGGACTACGgactccggtagccaaacacactcctacgCCGGCCTTACTCCTTTTGCAGCTTTGATATTAACTCAGGctaccgtagcatctgcttgcagattacaATAACGCTGCAGTTACCTTAGAATTTTAGGCTAGTTTAGAGACCATGTTCTAATTGTTGTATATGCAAAAAGTCGATAAGAAATAATGAATCGACCACTGTGACAGTAAACAGTCCTACATTACTCTGCATGATAAAGAAAAGGCGCACGTTACCTTGACAATGGTTGTTTCTTTGGAAGTTCGGATAGTTCTGGAAATGTTGTGTCTGCAAATCTTTCGTTGTACAGACTAGGGTGAAATTCAGACATGTGATACCAGAAGGGTAAGGGTCGACCAGACGAGTTAATGATTATAATCACTCCATATAAGGTGGACAGTCAGGGTGTTTAGTACACCTACCTCAGACAGGCCATTCGTAAAGCCAGAACTAAGATATGCGTGACTAATTACAACGACCAAACAACAAATCTGCTTTATATGATAGTTAGGGATTCTTTAAGAATCTTACATTACATACTTTGTCTTCCGAGACGATGGAGATCATCGAATGCTCTTGGCTCGATGGTTGATATCTTATTATAtaccagagagagagagagagagttgcGTTAGCCTAGTTGAATGCTTTATTAGGGGATCGCGCTTCTGACCTTGAAACGGCACAAAGACCACGAGTACAAAGGTATTATGTGATGTGACAACCATGTTTGCCTATGCAATgggcaaagtacatgtaatcaaaGATGGGGGACATTACCTGCAATTACGGATCCAATAACAATAACTGATTAAAATACTGATGCTATACAAAAACAATTACTGCCTGATTATCAGTCATTACGATGATAGTCTGATGTGATTTTCTATGCGTGGAACAAAAGTTGCAGGGGAGTAAGCCGCGTGACAAGTCAGGGGATTAATTTCCTATATAATGTATAAGGACACACTCAATTGACTTGCTTCTGGTATGCTTTGTTACAAACACGTTTCTAAGAAATCATTGGACGTCATGCCCATATTCTGTCGTGATCGCCTCCATTGAAAGATGGCGGTTATTTAGGGGGTATGTAGGCAGTTAAGGTGCGCTCCgaccgcacttgcgtcactgtgggattcgaaagatactcaacgaatttcagagataaagaacgaatttcctttcttttgtgtattttctcgtcttctaagtcatacttttacgtattacacaatatctaaattattgaAAAATCGACGAAGTAAACAAAACAgtaacgcagtgaacgaaccccgcagtgacgcaagcttgacacaagtgcggtgggagcgcacctttagagCCAAATGACGAAGATTTAAGATGTCGCAGCAATGGAGATCTGTCATGTTAGGAGAACAGGACTGTTGAATACAAATGCGTCATGGTAATCTCAAAATTGCTGGCCAATTTAGGAACCGTGATCGGATAGCTGTGACTACAATACATGACTGACGCACCCACTGGCTTGTGAGTCAATCAGGTGGGATTCAAAGGGTAGGGGTTAGATAAGTTAATGTCCTCAAACGTTCAAATATATGCAGATATATGATATTGTTTATGGTGCAAAGACCAACCATTCAACCAGACATACATTGTTATTGTGAGTTATTAAAACTATTagtgaatgaatcaatgaatgaaatATTAGTGAAAGACCTTTACTTTACATTTCTGCCCTACTGGGCTAAGCACAGGTCACATGTTAACAATCcgatacatttttgtgtacaaATAAACGTCTACTTCAGTACATtt comes from Branchiostoma floridae strain S238N-H82 chromosome 19, Bfl_VNyyK, whole genome shotgun sequence and encodes:
- the LOC118407197 gene encoding leucine-rich repeat and immunoglobulin-like domain-containing nogo receptor-interacting protein 3, giving the protein MACLRIVNIPTNLPFVTTSLTITNTGITKVRAADLQPLKRLRHLSLPNNKISAIESGAFDDLHRLEYFDISANLVFEKNRISFLEKGAFQGLSSLETVNLANNQASYLPGNIFAGFKNLSKVSLDNNPWACDCLMKDFAQWLNTSSPTLAIEVKCRSPSKHFGKKLRDLSVDELTCDDCKPQTSAPKIDQSGGQVQGSVGKDAILTCNVTACPQAEIFWTIPQSPGVELSKYSYQYSRFHVDNKNGTLTVRSTLASDAGDYHCKAFNGLGTDSKVVKLTVMES